In a single window of the Danio aesculapii chromosome 20, fDanAes4.1, whole genome shotgun sequence genome:
- the LOC130247508 gene encoding LOW QUALITY PROTEIN: E-selectin-like (The sequence of the model RefSeq protein was modified relative to this genomic sequence to represent the inferred CDS: inserted 1 base in 1 codon), with translation MPPTQQLQDQTPNQSHQRIKERKKYRTTNYRKDHQLQNSTSLIMSIYNKVQFFASFVLISSALNLWRGSEGWSYHHSDSTMTWQEARNWCRQHYTDLVAIQNKDEIQYLNENLPRRNGYYWIGIRKINNQWTWVGTNKTLTAEAENWAEMEPNNKENNQDCVEIYIXREKDVGKWNDESCSKSKTALCYTASCASDSCVNGHGECVETINSHTCSCFDGFYGNTCENVVKCKPEEVNPLDHSSKQCSHPHGNFAYGSQCEYFCEEGYELKGFSTTRCRSTTEWTSKPPSCELVQCPELAKPQKGGMQCDHPMSEFSYQSSCEFVCDKGYKLQNSSSSILICGATGHWNDSQPTCEIVKCKAEDIAPPAHADIKCTTKDFSYESQCEYSCEDGYELKGSSATTCTSTSEWSSEPPTCELIHCPALDKPVNGNLSCNSSFSYGSECSYSCAEGFILKGVSEISCTKTAEWSQKPPHCEVVQCPELTKPQKGGMQCNHPVSQFSYQSSCEFVCDEGHKLQNSSSSILICGATGHWNDSQPTCEIVKCKAEDIAPPAHADIKCTTKDFSYESQCEYSCEDGYELKGSSATTCTSTSEWSSEPPTCELIHCPALEKPVNGDLSCKSSFSYGSKCSYSCAEGFILKGVSEISCTKTAEWSQKPPRCEVVQCPELAKPLEGDMDCNHPMGQFSYQSSCEFVCDEGYKLQNSSSSILTCGATGQWNDSQPTCEIVKCKEEDITPPAHAKVHCTNEDIPYESQCEYFCEEGYELKGSSTTTCTSTTEWSSESTMCELIQCPALDNLVNGDHNCNSSFSYGSECSFSCAEGFILQGASEISCTNTAKWSQEPPHCEAVVCPLLPDLANGYTNCSSEELFFGTVCNFICFDGHQLDSNETVMCRHDGRWSGEVAVCQARPGPSESLFKATEVALGVAGTVGSSSLFLVYWILKKLKSNANKFKLNSTLDIVDPPQAYKSSSDSLI, from the exons ATGCCCCCAACACAGCAACTCCAAGATCAGACTCCCAATCAGAGCCATCAaagaattaaagaaagaaaaaagtacagAACTACAAACTACAGAAAGGACCATCAACTGCAGAACTCTACGTCACTAATAATG agCATTTACAACAAAGTGCAGTTCTTTGCTTCGTTTGTTCTTATATCTTCAG CGCTAAACTTATGGAGAGGCAGTGAAGGTTGGTCATACCACCACTCAGATTCTACCATGACATGGCAAGAGGCCAGAAACTGGTGCAGGCAGCACTACACCGACTTGGTGGCCATCCAGAACAAAGATGAAATTCAGTACCTCAACGAAAATCTTCCAAGACGCAATGGCTATTACTGGATTGGTATTCGTAAAATTAATAACCAGTGGACCTGGGTGGGAACTAACAAAACACTTACTGCTGAAGCTGAAAACTGGGCAGAAATGGAGCCCAATAACAAAGAGAATAATCAAGACTGTGTggaaatatata aaagagaGAAAGATGTAGGTAAATGGAATGATGAATCCTGCTCAAAATCGAAGACAGCATTGTGCTACACAG CATCCTGCGCGAGCGATTCCTGTGTCAATGGTCATGGAGAGTGTGTAGAAACCATAAACAGCCATACATGCTCATGCTTTGATGGTTTTTATGGAAATACATGTGAAAATG tTGTTAAATGTAAACCAGAGGAAGTCAATCCACTGGATCATTCTAGTAAGCAGTGCTCACATCCTCATGGAAACTTTGCGTATGGCTCTCAGTGTGAATATTTCTGTGAGGAGGGTTATGAACTGAAGGGTTTCAGTACAACGAGATGCAGGTCTACAACAGAGTGGACAAGCAAACCACCATCTTGTGAAC TTGTTCAATGCCCAGAGTTGGCCAAACCACAGAAAGGTGGGATGCAGTGTGATCATCCAATGAGTGAGTTCAGCTATCAGTCCagctgtgagtttgtgtgtgataAAGGATACAAACTGCAGAACTCCAGCTCCTCTATACTGATCTGTGGAGCAACGGGACACTGGAATGATTCACAGCCCACATGTGAAA ttgTAAAATGCAAAGCAGAGGATATCGCCCCACCAGCTCATGCTGACATCAAGTGCACCACTAAAGATTTCTCCTATGAATCTCAGTGTGAATATTCCTGTGAGGACGGTTATGAGCTAAAGGGTTCAAGTGCAACAACGTGCACTTCAACATCAGAGTGGTcaagtgaaccaccaacttgtgaAC TTATTCACTGCCCAGCCCTTGATAAACCTGTCAATGGAAACCTTAGCTGCAATTCAAGCTTTAGTTATGGGAGTGAATGCAGCTACAGTTGTGCAGAAGGATTTATCCTCAAGGGAGTTTCAGAGATCAGCTGTACAAAAACAGCAGAGTGGAGTCAGAAACCACCTCACTGTGAAG TTGTTCAATGCCCAGAGCTGACCAAACCACAGAAAGGTGGCATGCAGTGTAATCATCCAGTGAGTCAGTTCAGCTATCAGTCCagctgtgagtttgtgtgtgatgAAGGACACAAACTGCAGAACTCCAGCTCCTCTATACTGATCTGTGGAGCAACGGGACACTGGAATGATTCACAGCCCACTTGTGAAA ttgTAAAATGCAAAGCAGAGGATATCGCCCCACCAGCTCATGCTGACATCAAGTGCACCACTAAAGATTTCTCCTATGAATCTCAGTGTGAATATTCCTGTGAGGACGGTTATGAGCTAAAGGGTTCAAGTGCAACAACATGCACTTCGACATCAGAGTGGTcaagtgaaccaccaacttgtgaAC TTATTCACTGCCCAGCCCTTGAAAAACCTGTCAATGGAGATCTCAGCTGCAAATCAAGCTTTAGTTATGGGAGCAAATGCAGCTACAGTTGTGCAGAAGGATTTATCCTCAAGGGAGTTTCAGAGATCAGCTGTACAAAAACAGCAGAGTGGAGTCAGAAACCACCTCGCTGTGAAG TTGTTCAGTGCCCAGAGTTGGCCAAACCACTGGAAGGTGACATGGATTGTAATCATCCAATGGGTCAGTTCAGCTATCAGTCCagctgtgagtttgtgtgtgatgAAGGATACAAACTGCAGAACTCCAGCTCCTCTATACTGACTTGTGGAGCAACGGGACAATGGAATGATTCACAGCCCACTTGTGAAA TTGTAAAATGCAAAGAAGAGGATATCACACCACCAGCTCATGCCAAAGTCCACTGCACTAATGAAGACATACCCTATGAATCTCAGTGTGAATATTTCTGTGAGGAGGGTTATGAACTAAAGGGTTCAAGTACAACAACGTGCACTTCAACAACAGAGTGGTCAAGTGAATCAACAATGTGTGAAC TTATTCAGTGCCCAGCCCTTGATAATCTTGTCAATGGAGATCACAACTGCAATTCAAGCTTCAGTTATGGGAGTGAATGCAGCTTCAGTTGTGCAGAAGGATTCATTCTCCAGGGGGCTTCAGAGATCAGCTGTACAAATACAGCAAAGTGGAGTCAGGAACCGCCTCACTGTGAAG CAGTGGTTTGTCCTCTGCTTCCTGACCTAGCGAATGGGTACACAAACTGTTCATCTGAAGAACTCTTCTTTGGCACCGTCTGCAACTTCATTTGTTTTGATGGCCACCAGCTTGACAGTAATGAGACTGTGATGTGCAGGCATGATGGGAGATGGTCAGGGGAAGTGGCAGTGTGTCAAG CTCGACCTGGTCCTTCTGAATCACTCTTCAAAGCGACAGAAGTGGCTCTTGGGGTTGCAGGAACTGTCGGCAGCTCCAGTCTGTTCTTAGTCTACTGGATACTGAAGAAACTGAAGAGTAATG ctaACAAGTTTAAACTGAACAG CACTTTGGATATCGTGGATCCACCACAGGCTTATAAGAGCAGTTCTGACAGTCTCATATAG